One window of Alphaproteobacteria bacterium genomic DNA carries:
- a CDS encoding CusA/CzcA family heavy metal efflux RND transporter, protein MLEQIVYFSIRQRWLVMMIVFGLMALGVYNFNRLSIDAVPDITNVQVQINTEAAGYSPLEVEQRVTFPIETVLAGIPKLDYTRSLSRYGLSQVTVVFEDGTDIYFARQLLNERLSQIKSEIPEGLEPIMGPIATGLGEIFSYVVEVEEGAVKEDGTAYTPMDLLTTQEWIIVPQLRNLKGVVEVNSIGGYEKQFHVTPYPERLLAYDLTITDVMEALENNNNNIGAGYIEKNGEQYLIRVPGQVKDEDDIGHIIVAKRDELTIRIRDIADVKLGSPLRTGAATQNGEEVVLGTAMMLLGENSREVAQRVSKKLEVINDSLPEGIVARAVYDRTSLVDRTIATVEKNLLEGALLVIVILFLLLGNIRAALITAAVIPISMLMTITGMVGRGVSGNLMSLGALDFGLIVDGAVIIIENCIRRFGMAQHQLGRLLTQEERFKLTAEATAEVIKPSIFGVIIITVVYLPIFALTGIEGKMFHPMAFTVVTALLSALILSITFVPAAVALFVTGKVEEKENAVIRKSKAWYEPMLKWSLVHPKAIIGGATVFVLLSLLIASRMGAEFIPSLDEGDIALHAMRIPGTSLSQSVEMQEAVEKTVQQFPEVKEVFSKIGTPEVATDPMPPNVADTFVMLKPRDEWPDSGKSKADLVMEIEEALEKLPGNNYEFTQPIQMRFNELISGVRSDLAVKVYGDDLDQLLASAEEISTVLQSVEGAADVKVEQVTGLPVLSILPDRAALDRYGLNIADVQEVVQVTLGGKEAGQVFEGDRRFDLVVRLPEHLRTDMDTLERLPIPLRQAEMEGVDARPDYVPLKEVARLEISYGPNQISREQGKRRVVVTSNVRGRDLG, encoded by the coding sequence ATGTTAGAACAAATCGTCTATTTTTCAATCCGCCAGCGTTGGCTGGTAATGATGATCGTTTTCGGCCTGATGGCGCTTGGGGTCTATAATTTTAACCGCCTGTCGATTGATGCCGTGCCGGATATTACCAATGTGCAGGTGCAGATTAACACCGAGGCCGCAGGCTACTCCCCGCTTGAAGTTGAGCAGCGGGTCACATTCCCGATTGAAACCGTGCTGGCAGGTATTCCCAAGCTGGATTACACGCGCTCACTCTCGCGTTATGGTTTAAGCCAGGTCACGGTCGTATTTGAAGATGGCACGGATATTTACTTTGCGCGGCAACTGCTGAATGAGCGTTTATCTCAAATTAAAAGTGAAATACCCGAAGGCTTAGAGCCGATCATGGGGCCAATAGCCACCGGTCTGGGCGAGATATTCTCTTATGTGGTGGAAGTCGAAGAAGGTGCAGTAAAAGAAGATGGCACGGCTTACACGCCGATGGATTTACTCACCACGCAGGAATGGATTATCGTGCCGCAGCTGCGTAACCTCAAAGGTGTGGTCGAGGTTAACTCTATTGGTGGCTATGAAAAGCAATTCCACGTCACACCATATCCAGAACGATTACTGGCTTATGATCTTACCATCACCGATGTGATGGAGGCGTTGGAGAATAACAATAACAATATCGGCGCAGGCTATATTGAGAAAAACGGGGAGCAATATCTAATCCGCGTTCCCGGTCAGGTCAAAGATGAAGATGATATCGGGCATATTATAGTCGCCAAACGTGATGAACTGACTATCCGCATCCGCGATATTGCCGATGTCAAATTAGGCTCGCCGCTTCGCACCGGAGCAGCTACTCAAAATGGTGAAGAAGTCGTGCTTGGCACGGCGATGATGCTACTCGGTGAAAATAGCCGTGAAGTGGCGCAGCGCGTATCTAAGAAGCTGGAAGTCATTAACGATAGCCTGCCCGAAGGCATCGTTGCTCGTGCAGTCTATGATCGCACCTCACTGGTAGATCGTACCATTGCCACGGTAGAGAAAAACCTTCTGGAAGGTGCGTTGCTGGTCATCGTGATTCTATTCCTGTTGCTGGGTAATATCCGCGCTGCGTTGATCACCGCCGCAGTGATTCCTATTTCAATGCTCATGACCATCACCGGCATGGTAGGACGCGGCGTATCTGGTAATCTAATGAGCCTTGGTGCATTGGATTTTGGCCTGATAGTCGATGGCGCAGTCATCATTATTGAAAACTGTATCAGGCGATTTGGTATGGCGCAGCACCAACTGGGGCGGCTACTCACGCAGGAGGAGCGTTTTAAGCTCACCGCTGAAGCCACTGCCGAGGTGATTAAGCCGAGCATCTTCGGGGTAATCATCATCACCGTGGTGTACCTGCCGATTTTTGCCCTAACTGGCATTGAAGGCAAAATGTTCCACCCGATGGCCTTTACCGTGGTCACCGCGTTGCTATCTGCCCTGATCCTTTCCATCACCTTTGTACCCGCTGCCGTGGCACTGTTTGTCACCGGCAAAGTGGAAGAAAAGGAAAACGCAGTCATCCGTAAATCTAAAGCATGGTATGAGCCGATGCTCAAATGGAGCTTGGTGCATCCAAAAGCCATCATTGGTGGGGCTACGGTATTTGTATTACTCAGCTTACTCATTGCCTCACGCATGGGAGCGGAGTTTATACCCAGCCTAGATGAGGGCGATATTGCGCTCCACGCCATGCGGATTCCCGGTACGTCACTCAGTCAATCAGTGGAAATGCAGGAGGCTGTTGAAAAAACCGTGCAGCAATTCCCTGAAGTTAAAGAGGTATTCAGTAAAATCGGCACACCAGAAGTGGCTACCGACCCAATGCCACCTAACGTAGCTGATACTTTCGTGATGCTAAAACCACGCGATGAGTGGCCGGATTCAGGTAAATCAAAGGCTGATCTGGTGATGGAAATTGAAGAAGCGTTGGAGAAATTGCCGGGGAATAATTATGAATTCACCCAGCCCATTCAGATGCGTTTTAACGAGCTAATTTCTGGTGTAAGAAGTGATTTGGCCGTGAAGGTGTACGGTGACGACCTTGATCAGTTGCTTGCCTCAGCGGAAGAAATTTCCACTGTTCTGCAATCGGTGGAAGGCGCTGCTGATGTGAAGGTGGAACAAGTCACCGGCCTGCCGGTGCTGTCCATTTTGCCGGATCGCGCTGCGTTGGATCGTTACGGGCTCAATATTGCCGATGTGCAGGAAGTGGTGCAAGTCACCCTTGGTGGCAAAGAAGCTGGTCAGGTGTTTGAAGGTGATCGGCGTTTTGATCTGGTGGTGCGTCTGCCAGAGCATTTGCGTACTGATATGGATACGTTAGAGCGATTACCTATTCCATTGCGACAAGCGGAAATGGAAGGAGTGGATGCACGGCCAGATTATGTACCATTGAAAGAAGTGGCAAGGCTAGAAATATCCTATGGCCCCAACCAAATCAGCCGCGAACAAGGTAAACGGCGAGTGGTAGTCACTTCCAACGTGCGAGGCCGTGACCTGGGA
- a CDS encoding efflux RND transporter periplasmic adaptor subunit, whose amino-acid sequence MKHSLTIIALGLLLAAGSITLYTVTPAMAETGHDHADHDDHGHDDEKGHEHDDDHGDDHKDEDTHEHKEKSDDDHGEDDGHGHGDEHEEGRTEIDAEAAKAAGIVVRKVQPANIQDVLTLTGRIMLNRNTTADVRARFSGIVRSVKVNLGEKVTKGQVLATVEANESLRVYTITAPTDGVVLSRNTNIGNVAGGDALFTIADLSDVWAEFHVFPRDISKVRENQQVRVHTLENGKEVEAPVTLILPTADPLSQTVIAVVSIPNSNKAWRPGMTVEGDVHISEKRVPLAVTKEAGQRMENKTVVFVKEGDGYEMRPVKLGASDGKYIEIREGLKAGEQYVSQGSFIVKADIGKAAAKHEH is encoded by the coding sequence ATGAAACATTCACTGACAATTATTGCGCTCGGCCTATTATTGGCTGCTGGCAGCATAACACTCTATACCGTCACGCCAGCAATGGCAGAAACAGGCCACGACCATGCCGATCATGATGATCACGGACATGACGATGAAAAAGGCCATGAGCATGACGATGACCACGGCGATGATCACAAAGACGAAGATACTCATGAACATAAAGAAAAATCAGATGATGATCACGGAGAAGATGATGGCCACGGTCATGGTGATGAGCATGAGGAAGGTCGCACCGAGATAGATGCCGAAGCTGCTAAAGCTGCTGGTATTGTCGTTCGCAAAGTGCAGCCAGCAAACATTCAGGATGTGCTGACGCTGACCGGACGCATCATGCTTAACCGTAATACTACGGCAGACGTAAGGGCGCGTTTTTCCGGCATTGTGCGAAGTGTAAAGGTGAATCTAGGTGAGAAGGTTACCAAAGGCCAAGTCTTAGCCACTGTTGAAGCCAACGAAAGTCTGAGAGTCTATACCATAACCGCGCCCACTGATGGCGTGGTGCTAAGCCGCAATACCAATATCGGCAATGTTGCAGGAGGTGATGCGCTATTTACCATTGCTGACTTATCAGATGTATGGGCGGAGTTTCATGTTTTCCCGCGTGATATTAGCAAAGTGAGAGAAAACCAGCAGGTGCGTGTTCATACGCTGGAAAATGGTAAGGAAGTTGAAGCTCCCGTAACGCTGATTTTGCCCACCGCTGATCCCTTAAGTCAAACCGTGATTGCCGTGGTGTCAATTCCCAATAGTAACAAGGCATGGCGACCAGGCATGACGGTCGAAGGCGATGTGCATATCTCCGAAAAACGAGTGCCGCTGGCGGTCACTAAGGAAGCCGGGCAGCGCATGGAGAATAAAACGGTTGTGTTTGTCAAAGAAGGTGATGGATATGAAATGCGTCCCGTCAAACTCGGCGCAAGTGATGGAAAATATATTGAAATACGCGAAGGGCTGAAAGCCGGTGAGCAATATGTAAGCCAAGGCAGCTTCATCGTCAAAGCAGATATCGGCAAAGCCGCCGCTAAACACGAACATTAA
- a CDS encoding TolC family protein gives MPSITVLRALCVGGLVCSTMLSSAAWAEAPHSPDAHKYEASIYNNGPVITLDDAIKKALDASPRLQSVTAGLDAAKGAEEQAGYWQNPSIGFEAENVAGSGNFSGTDSAEYTLGINQTVEIGGKRGARQNAARAFRESANVEVLAERLNLERDVHIAYEEVLAEAEAVKLAYEMEKLAKSVLGSVSKRVNAAAEPEIQRSKAEVAYSTSVIAREQEERQLEVAKQKLVRLWGESDFNISLDHGHFFELESPAPLASYREKLNDIPDMQRLAFAKAEKESLLDLERAASIPDPTFSLGVRDFRESGDQAFVLGVSLPIPVLNQNQGNIAKARAELSQAESDARQLELSLEQQLIENWQQWNIAYSEAERLKDTLLPSAQKAFSLARSGYEKGKFPYLEVLDAQRTLFDARSQYHGALKRYHTARANVERLTTSIGEKE, from the coding sequence ATGCCATCAATCACAGTTTTACGTGCGCTTTGCGTGGGAGGGCTGGTTTGCTCTACCATGCTTTCATCGGCAGCATGGGCAGAAGCACCGCACTCGCCAGATGCTCACAAATATGAAGCGTCTATCTATAATAACGGGCCAGTCATTACGCTGGACGATGCCATCAAAAAAGCACTGGATGCGTCACCACGATTGCAATCAGTTACCGCTGGGCTGGATGCAGCCAAGGGCGCAGAAGAACAAGCCGGATATTGGCAAAATCCATCCATCGGCTTTGAAGCGGAAAATGTCGCAGGAAGTGGCAATTTCAGCGGCACGGATTCGGCGGAATATACGCTGGGCATTAACCAAACGGTGGAGATTGGTGGCAAGCGTGGCGCACGGCAAAACGCCGCCAGAGCCTTTCGGGAATCCGCTAATGTGGAAGTGCTGGCTGAACGGCTGAATTTAGAGCGCGATGTGCATATTGCCTATGAGGAAGTGCTGGCCGAGGCCGAAGCGGTAAAGCTCGCCTATGAAATGGAAAAGCTGGCAAAATCGGTGCTAGGCAGCGTATCCAAGCGTGTTAATGCCGCCGCCGAGCCAGAGATTCAGCGCAGTAAGGCAGAGGTAGCATATTCCACCAGCGTGATTGCGCGGGAGCAGGAAGAACGCCAGCTGGAAGTTGCCAAACAAAAGCTGGTGCGCCTATGGGGTGAGTCGGACTTTAATATATCGCTCGATCACGGCCACTTCTTTGAACTGGAGTCACCTGCGCCATTGGCAAGTTATCGTGAGAAATTGAATGATATTCCTGACATGCAGCGTTTGGCCTTTGCCAAAGCCGAAAAGGAATCGCTGTTGGATTTAGAGCGAGCCGCCTCCATCCCCGATCCCACCTTTAGCCTTGGCGTTCGTGATTTTAGAGAAAGCGGTGATCAGGCATTTGTGCTGGGTGTATCACTGCCCATTCCGGTGCTAAACCAGAATCAGGGTAATATTGCCAAAGCCAGAGCGGAGCTATCCCAAGCCGAAAGCGATGCGCGTCAGCTAGAATTGTCGCTGGAGCAGCAGCTGATTGAAAACTGGCAACAATGGAATATCGCTTATTCGGAAGCTGAAAGACTCAAAGATACCTTGCTTCCCTCCGCGCAGAAAGCCTTCAGCTTGGCACGAAGCGGCTATGAAAAAGGCAAGTTTCCCTATCTAGAAGTGCTGGATGCTCAGCGCACCTTGTTTGATGCCAGATCACAATATCACGGCGCATTAAAACGCTACCACACCGCTCGCGCTAATGTTGAGCGATTGACAACCTCAATTGGAGAAAAAGAATGA
- a CDS encoding permease, with translation MNTFLQTWNEAAVTTVGLFWMAFWAFGLGYLISSMIQVFVTQERMKKTMGEAGGKSVALGTFFGFISSSCSFAALSTTRALFTKGAGLIPSLAFLLASTNLVIELGIVIAVFLGWQFVVGEYVGGLLLILLMWLVVKITRPKKLTEKAREHAKEEEGSSDKEDIPNWKKLIKSKEGWLKVAKQYVMEWDMVWKDVTVGFTVAGIIAAFVPKSFFQALFIGSGSDDPAFWEVLVQALIGPIAAFFTFIGSMGNIPLAAVLFSNGVSFAGVMAFIFSDLVVFPVLRIQAKYYGWKMAFYIMGVFLFILVSTALIMHYGFAAFDMLPDSSSAKSVTDREFFKIDYTLFLNLLFIGLSAVFVWWKFKKSDSGMDGSDRISEKILSWLSMLAFGWLGGGLITGLAV, from the coding sequence ATGAACACTTTTCTACAAACATGGAATGAAGCGGCAGTTACCACAGTAGGCTTGTTTTGGATGGCGTTTTGGGCATTTGGGCTGGGATACTTAATCAGCTCGATGATTCAGGTGTTCGTGACCCAAGAGCGCATGAAGAAAACGATGGGAGAAGCTGGCGGAAAAAGCGTCGCACTTGGCACATTCTTTGGCTTTATATCCAGTTCCTGCTCATTTGCCGCCCTTTCAACCACCCGTGCCTTATTTACCAAGGGCGCAGGACTCATCCCATCACTCGCATTTTTATTGGCTTCCACCAATCTCGTCATTGAGCTTGGCATTGTCATTGCCGTATTTTTAGGCTGGCAGTTTGTGGTTGGAGAATATGTCGGCGGCTTGTTGCTGATATTACTGATGTGGCTGGTGGTTAAGATCACCCGCCCGAAGAAACTCACTGAAAAAGCGCGGGAACATGCCAAGGAAGAAGAAGGCTCAAGCGATAAAGAAGATATTCCCAACTGGAAAAAGCTGATTAAGAGCAAGGAAGGCTGGCTGAAAGTCGCCAAACAATATGTCATGGAATGGGATATGGTGTGGAAAGATGTGACGGTAGGCTTTACCGTTGCAGGTATCATCGCGGCCTTTGTGCCAAAGAGTTTCTTTCAGGCATTATTCATCGGCTCTGGCAGTGATGATCCGGCTTTTTGGGAGGTGCTGGTACAAGCACTCATCGGCCCTATAGCCGCCTTCTTCACCTTTATCGGTTCGATGGGTAATATACCGCTAGCAGCAGTATTGTTTAGCAACGGTGTGAGCTTTGCCGGAGTCATGGCCTTTATCTTTAGTGATCTAGTAGTTTTCCCAGTGCTGCGAATTCAAGCCAAATATTATGGCTGGAAAATGGCGTTTTATATTATGGGCGTGTTTTTGTTCATTTTGGTATCTACCGCGCTCATCATGCATTACGGCTTTGCAGCTTTTGATATGCTGCCCGATAGTAGCAGCGCAAAGAGCGTAACGGATCGGGAGTTTTTCAAAATTGATTACACGCTATTCCTTAATCTGCTGTTTATCGGATTAAGCGCGGTTTTTGTATGGTGGAAATTCAAAAAGTCAGACTCTGGAATGGATGGCAGCGACCGTATCAGTGAAAAGATATTGTCCTGGCTCTCCATGCTGGCTTTTGGCTGGTTGGGTGGCGGTTTAATCACAGGGTTAGCAGTATAA